A genomic segment from Flavobacterium sp. 9R encodes:
- a CDS encoding TSUP family transporter: MDVTILLLLCLAAFAAGFIDAIVGGGGLIQTPVGLILLPSLSVATVIGTLKVPAFSGTSFAAFQYLKKVDLNWKLLGIMMLLAFPSAFLGSTLLTYVSNDFMKPLLLVVLSFLVVYTFAKKNFGQQIEKNISNKRQLFNAVAISFVVGLYDGFIGPGTGSFLVVAFIAIMGFDFLHASANAKMVNLATNFGSICLFMLKGKIIWAIAIPMAASNALGGWLGAKLAINKGNSFIRIFFLVVVIGTLIRFAYDVFYK; encoded by the coding sequence ATGGACGTTACCATTTTACTTTTACTTTGTTTAGCCGCTTTTGCCGCGGGATTTATAGATGCTATAGTAGGAGGAGGTGGACTCATACAAACACCTGTTGGACTCATTCTGTTGCCAAGTCTTTCAGTCGCGACCGTAATTGGAACCTTAAAAGTACCCGCCTTTAGTGGTACCTCTTTTGCAGCTTTTCAGTACTTGAAGAAAGTGGATTTAAATTGGAAATTACTCGGAATTATGATGCTTTTGGCATTTCCTTCTGCGTTTTTGGGTTCGACTTTGCTGACGTATGTGAGCAATGATTTTATGAAACCACTTTTGTTGGTCGTGCTCTCGTTTTTGGTGGTTTACACTTTTGCCAAGAAAAATTTTGGACAGCAAATAGAAAAAAATATTTCTAATAAACGCCAACTATTCAATGCTGTTGCCATCAGTTTTGTAGTGGGTCTGTACGACGGATTCATTGGTCCGGGCACTGGAAGTTTCTTGGTTGTGGCGTTTATTGCTATTATGGGATTCGACTTTTTGCACGCTTCCGCGAATGCGAAAATGGTCAACCTAGCGACCAATTTTGGTTCGATTTGCTTGTTTATGCTTAAAGGCAAAATCATTTGGGCGATTGCGATTCCTATGGCTGCTAGTAATGCCCTCGGTGGATGGTTGGGCGCCAAATTGGCTATCAACAAAGGCAATAGTTTTATCCGTATCTTTTTTTTAGTGGTAGTCATTGGCACCTTAATCCGATTTGCCTACGACGTTTTTTACAAATAA